GGGTGTTGCCCAGCTGAGGGTGGGGCTGTATACTGGCATCTGGGGTAAAGGGAATAGGCCAGAGCCATGGACAGGCAAGTCACGTGGAAGCCGGACCCTCCTGGCTTGCGCTCTGCCATGGGGTCACCTTGCCTGGAAGCAAAACCGAACCAGAGTATTTTAGAATTAGAGGTTGTGCAGAAGGCAGAAGGCCCAACCTCCTCATCTGAAAGGAGCCTGAAAAGGGAAAAGGTCTGTGTTTCAAGCCACACAGCAACCCTAGAGCCAGATGTGAGCGTAGCACCCAGATCTTCTGACTGTTACAGGAGTGTTCCTTGCAGAGATCCCAGGGCTGGCTCAGGCTCCATGGCCTCAAGGACACCCCAAGGTCAGGCTTCTCCCCCCACCGTGGGGGGAGGTTGTTAGAAAAAGGGTGTTAGGAAAAAGGCAGGAGGGTCATCAGAAGCCCAGAAAAGGGCCGCAGAGGAAGCCTAGCCCGAGGTGGAGGAAAGGGGTGGTTTGTCGCTCTCACTGGTCATACAGGGTGAGAGAATGTGGAGGAAAGGCAAgcgcccaccccctcccctgaaaAATGCTCATGTCTGCTCTGCGGCTGCAGCTGTTCCAGGCTCAGAATCAAGGTCACCCGATAAGGAAAAATAGGGAAAAGTGTTCATGGGGCATCAGAAGCTGCCGAGGGGTTTCCCCTGCTCGGCGGGGGCACCCGTCTCCCAGGACAGGGACCAACCACCCGCTTTCGGGAACCCTGAGGCAGTATATGAGCTGGCCCCCACCCCTCGGGGCCTCCTAGGATCCCTGCAGAGGCAAAGGGGCCATAATACTTGCACCAAGAGTCCTAAcaagaaaaggggagggggaaatggtaCTTCATCTCgccctgcttccttcctccctgccgtGACTCAGCGCGGAGCGGCCCTTGGACTGCGCAGCAAACCGCGGGAGCTCAAGCTGGAAGAGTTGGGGAGTCTGGGCTAGGAGCACAGGTGTGGGTGGTGGTGGAGAGGGGAGATGCTGGGCCCGGGTGGGGGGGCTCCGCGCGGACGCCCGACCCGCCACTACATCCCGGATCCTTCCCCACGACCCTCTCCCTGACCTTCGCACGTGGCGAGGGGCGCTCACCTGGCACAGGAGAGGGGCGGACTGGTGGGGTGCAGCGGTGGAGAGCCGCGGGCTGGCGAGTGGACTGAGGGAGCGAACACGGCAGTCGTCACCGGGACTCTGGTTCTGAGGCGCGTTCCAAGGGGAACGCAGCCTACTCAGCTCCCGAGGGGGGGGGCGCGCGGGGGCGGGCGGGAAGGAGGTGGTGCCGCGCCTTATAAAGGCACCGCTCCACCCTCCGCGGAGATTTTCCCTTTGCAGGGGTCCGGAGGCGCCCCGGCGTCCAATTGCAGGCGAGGGACTGTGCGAGAGACCGCCCCCCGAAAGGCGAAGCCCGGAGGCGGCGCTTGGGCGAGGACAGTGCGGCGAGAACAcgatcccttcccccaccccgtccccctcGGACGTGATTCGGGCCACATCCCGCGGGTCGCGggggccctcccctccctctcccttctcctccccccactccccccccgCTTGGCGTGCTTTGGGGCCCTGTGACTCAGCCGATTTGGGGCACCGGCAGAGATGGGGATGCGGTGGGGGTCGGGTCGGAGAAAAGCGGGTGGCACAGCCCGAAAAGACTGAGGCTCAGCTTCCCCCGCCAGGGGCCCAGTCCAGCGGCCCGGGGCAGCCCCAGCTTCCGGCTGCGCTGAGGCAGCGTGCGTCGCGTTGTAACCGAATCCAGAGGTCAAGCGACTGCGAGCCCCGGCGGAAGAGAGGGCGGCGAGGGCACGCACGGGGAGCGCGAGGAGACGGCAGGGGTTGGCAAGGGGCGGAGGCGAGGCGGCAGCGGTTCCGGGTGTCCCGCGGGGAGACATCTGCGCCCCATTCCGGCGGGTCTGGCTCCCGCCGCCCGGGCCGCCCCCCGAAAGCCAGACCCAGCGGAAACCCGCCGGCTACCGCTCTGCCCAAGCAAGTCTGGGGAGGCGGGGCCAGAGTCCCTGCGAAACTTCTCCCTGGCACTGACTTCCTTCTCCAAAATAAAATCCGTCCGCCCGCTGTCAGCCTCCCAGATATTTTTCTAGCCTCCCTATCTTACCCGCCAGGTCTCCCCTCTTAATCCCGACGCCTtcagcccagccccacccccgctCCGTCCTGCTGGCGCCCACCTGCGAGGAGGAGGCCGAAGGAGCGGGCAGAGCCTGGTCAGCAGCGAGTGAGTCAGGCCACACCCGGGCTGGGTTATAAGGCAGCTCCTGCCCTACCCCCAACCAATGTCCCCGACCTTCTCCGGTGACCCTTGCCCTTTCCTCACCACAGATCCCCTGGCAGGGGATCTATATTTAGGGAAACCTGAAGCTCCTGATATTCATGCCAGCTGGGGGCCTAAAGTGAAGGATGGGGAGGAAGCTGTGGGCCTGcctctttgggggtggggggagggtcccCTGTCCACTCACCAGTACTTCAGAGGAAATTTCTTCCTTGGAAATCCAGACTGATGCCCTCAAAAGGTTGTCAGGAGAAATCTTTGGACAGGGATCTGCGcggaggaaaggagggtagggGACTCAGATCCGTGGCCTTCCCTGTCTCCTCTGCTCCCCTGACTCCGGGCCTCTCGCTGGCTGCTGTGATTCTCCGGAGCCTGTTTCTTTAGAGGGAGAGCAGATGCAGGCACTACACTCACACCTCAGAATAACCAAGAGTCCATGGACAGGGTGTGCCTGGGGTACCCCTACACCCTGATATTCAAGGCCCAAGTTTGCCCCATAATGCTCACTGTGGTGAGCAGTGTCCCCCACCCTCACCTTCAAATACGATCATTtacttggggagggggagaggagggcaggggcaCCTGGCAGAGCACCAGCCACTCTCTCTTCTGGCCCTCCAAAGGGGCCGCCATGCAGCTGGCGGAGGGCTCCTTGAGTCCCACTCTGCAGGGAGGCAGGCTCTCCACTGCTGGTTGCCAGGCTGGTGAGCTGGGTAGTCCATTTGTGGTTCCAATAGCCTGGAGAAAAGTGTCCTGAGGCCCCTCAGGGTACAGGGCCTGTGGGCCCTGGGAGCTGGCCGCTCCCCAAAGGGCAGGGACCCTGCGTCTTGTCATCGGAGCTTGATCTCAAAGCAGAGACAGTTGAGGCTCTGGCAGTCAGGAAGCTGGCACGCACAGGCACAGTCACAGAGCGGGCAGCAGCGAGGGCAGCGAGGGGCCCAATCCTGAGGGAGAGGAGAACGGGGTGAGGGAGttgggcaggaggaagggggacCAGAGCCTGAAGCTGTTTCCTTCTCAGGGGAGAAGGGAACAGAGTGGCCTGCAAAGTCCCATTTGCCCAGTGGATCAGAGGGTGCCATTCACCATTCTTGGGAACAAATCAATTCTTTctgctgttgagaaatcagcaAGGAGGCAATGTTCCTAACAGCTGGGTTCAGGAGCTGGAAGAAATCATTCGGTGGGCGGTGCGgggtcctttctttcttcccatcttATGGATTAGGAGACTGAGGACCAGAGGACAGCTGGCCCTGGACCCACGCTTAGGTCACAATGTTCAGCTCAGAGATGTTTCTCTTGTAACACGCAATTCAAAGTCGTTAGACTgggaaagcacacacacactgtctATGATGAAAACAACTTGTTGGTTTTGTGGATTTCTTCCTTGGCCTGAGACGAAGCTGGATCTCATTCATCCTCTatttctgagcacctactctgtgccaggcacagacTATGTtcatgaatgatttttaaaatctagttttCCTTAAAAATGGTAATTtgcagatttaattttttaatgtttaaaaggaGTTACATCTCTTTTATTTATCAGAACCTTGAGTAGAGGGCctctttacaaaagaggaaacggaggttcagagaggggagTGATCGTGCAAAGGAATACAACGAAGGAGTGGGGCTGGGATGGGTCTGGGCCTGCCTGCTCCCAGTCCTGAGATGCCCCCTGACCAACTGCTTCCCAGGGGCATGAATAGCAGCTTCTTTCAGGGTCTGCTAAGGCAGGGACAGTTCATCTCCCATCTCCACTGAGCTACCAGGGGACTCACGCTCAGCAGGTGTCTGAGATACAGatgaatgttgaatgaatggatcaaTCAAAGCATATCATTTTTCCCTCTTTaggcaaagaaggaagaagagggctTCTCATCTCCCAGGGGAGACAGAAGGTCTGCCTCTTGGGGAATAGGAACAGCAAGCCCTTAGGAAGGGAGAACCGGTCCACTCCGACCCACTCCTCTTCTGCCCTGGGACACAGATGATCTGTCACCGCTGCAGGCAGGGACTGGAGTCAGGCCAAGTGGCTGGAATAGGACCCACCCAGGATGTGTGACAAGGCTGGCTCCTTGAGGCCTAAGGCAGAGTTAGTGACAGTCACAGTTGCACAGCTCAATCAGACACCGGGCCAAGCCAGGAATAGGGGAATGACCTTTAGAAGAGCTGAGGTTTCGGGGTGCAGTGTCCGATGACTGGTGAGATCAGATATCACCAGGGGCTCCGGTGAGGGGAGGGCATCTGCTCCTGCTAAAAGAATTGTCTCTCTAGAAAGAGGTAGAAGTATATCATGGTGGAGGGGAGAGAGCGAGGTGGCTTCCTTGTGTTTGATGGGGGTGTGGTTTGGGGTGTCTCTGGGGAGTCCCAGTCTGGGCTGAAGTCAACTCTGTGGGTTTTTGGAGGACTTGCAGCGTCATTCTGTGCGCAGAATTGGGGGCTGAGAGAGGTCCCACTGCTCTCGCTTCAGAGAAGAGGGTATTAAAAGCATTTTTTGGCTCTGCCCCCTGGAAGGGTTTGGCTCTAGTTGTTAATAACTAGCTAATGGATATCTCGATTCTCACAGGCAGCCTTGTGGCTTCTGGAAGGAATCTGCTTTTTAAGTACATTAAACAAGGGCTCCACATGACTGTTAAGCCCTGTGTTTCTCTAGGCCTGTAGTTTTTcactctgatttctttcactttgaGGTTGTGAAGGCCAGCCATCGTTACTGTTTGGAGCTCAGGGTTTGAATCTAGTTCAGGCCCAGGTGTGGCTAATTCATgatttgtgcctcagtttcctcatctctgaaatatattttaaatataacacctacttcacagggtcacTGTGGGGAATCAGTGGAAGGCACAAAGCACGGTGCCTGGTAGGGAGGGAGCTCTCAGCAAAAGGGAGCTCCTCTGTCACAGCGCTTTTCCCTCAGCAATAGCTCTTAACCCTGGTGGTATGTGTCAGTCGTGTAAGAACTTGTTAAAGATTCGCAAATTCCGATCCCATTCCAGATCTGCTGGGCATGGGGCCTGGATGCCTGGCTTCCCATTTAAGCCTCGTTCCAGCTTCTGATCACACAAGGGGCTGAGAACCAACCACTGCCCTGGATTGCATCATTTCTTACCCTCGATTCAGAATGTGAGGCAATTTCTCACATTGCCTACTTATTTCTCTGTCCTTTGCGGGAATGTAAGCCCCGTGGTGGCCGTGTCTGCCTTGTTCCCACTGCGCCCCCGAGGCTCAGCACAGTGCCTCAACAGTGACTCCATAAATCTTccataagtgaataaataaatgaatgaatgaattaggtcCTCATGACATACCTGTGAAAGAAGTAACATAGGCAGGTCTCTCcctgagagaaagagaagcctGGGTGTGGCTCCACCCAGGCTTTAGGcctctgtaagcctcagtttctacagCTGTGAAGAAGCAAGAGCTTTGGAATATCTGTGGCGGCTATTGTTACCATAAGGAAACTGAAGAGCACAGAGGCCTTACTGTGCCTTGTGGAAAGACAGCTCAAGGAAAGAATGACCATTTGTCATTCTAGAATCCTTCCTGGCTCTGGCAGAAGCCGGGTAGGATCAGGACCTGAGGTCTCCAGCTTGGACGCCCTGCAGCCCTGGAGGCGGCAGTGGGGAGGAGCCAGTCCCTCCTGACAGCGCACCTCACTTTCaaggaggaagagaggcctcTGACTCTTCCCTCCCCGCGGACAGAAGGTGAAGGGAGTGGTGTCCCCAGGAGAGGGGGCCAGAAATCATTGTGCAATTGAGCATTTCTTATAGAATAGGAGGTTTGAGGACCCAGGGTCTTCTCCTTTTTCCCCTTTGTCCCCctagccccagccctgggccccatCTCCAGGCTATCCCTGGGAAACCAGACGCAGATTACCTGAAAGAGGAGAACTCCTTGCcccataatttattttgaaactcaAAACATCTTGCAGGGATTTGCAACTGCAGTCTGCCCGAGTTATGAATTTGCTTGGTCTTTTCCCTTTACTCTTCCCTCCCTGGGGAAGGTCCCCACTTCAAGGGCAGGAGCTTTGCTGTCTACATCTCTGAGCCCAAAATCATCAGAGCCTAGGAAGGTGGTCAATTACACTTAACATGTGGCTTTAAAGCCACAAATGCAAAATTGGCCTGTCCTCTGTGAGCCAGGCTTCTCCCTGAGGGTTCTGTTTCAACACATGAAGGAGCAATTTGCTGTGCAAGACTCTACTGTGGAATGCTGGAAAAGTGACTAAATTTCCCTGAGCCAATTTATTCCCCTGCAAAAGGAGGATAAAAACATGGATAGGTAACCAAGGTGTGATGCCACGTTAAAAAGGGCAAGTGGCAGATGTGAGGAAATAGTCTGTGTGGTATATGTGGTATGACTACATTTTTACCAATAGTAAAATACAACAGTGATAGTACTGTATGTGTATTAGTATATGAGGGACGTACACCAAATGTAGCAACCTTGGTTAGAGAGCTAGTTTATAAAGTGACTTGTACTTTCTATGTATTTCTACATGCAcactttgtaattaaaaaaatacatatagataggtttttaaaaatatccagctCTCGGGGTTGTTAATCAGGTAGCACAGTATCTAGAACATCGTGTTTACTCTGCAAACAGAAGGAGCTCTGTgaggggctgtcttttcttttaACTACCATTTTCAGAAGTAGAAATGTGCCCTACATGTTACATACATTACCTTTCTCCAGATGCTGCCCTATTTTCCTTTCTCCAAGTAGCTTTCATTACCAGAAAATATCTGATATGTTGTTTTTGGCTGTCTCCACCTGACCCAGTACCTGGAACTGTGCCTGGCCTAGAATAGGTACTCAGTAATAAATTTTGTTGAACCAAAAAATGAatgcagggctttcctggtggtgcagtgattgagagtccgcctgccgatgcaggggacgcgggttcgtgcaccggtccggaggatcccgcatgccgcggagcggctgggcccgtgagccatggcggctaagcctgcgcgtgcggagcctgtgctccgcaatagtagaagccacggcagtgagaggcccgcgtaccgaaaaaaaaaaaaagaatgcacagaGAGTACCAAGATCAGGACTCACGGGCCAGAACGAGAACTCACAGATTCggcgggctgggggcagcaggcATCCAGGtagtgggctgggctgggcagaggAAAGTCACAGGCTTCTGCGCAGGTCCAGCAACAGTCTTGGGGCCTGGAGGCGCCTTGCTTCCTGCAGGGGGAGCTGCAGTCTGTGCAGCAGCCCTGGGCCTAAGAGAAGGCAGGGCTCAAGCTCTGGGCCAGGCGGCAGGTAGGGAGGTACAGCCAAGACTCAGTTTTGGGGAGAGGGGCAGCAGAAGGTTCAGCTGAGGACGAGAAGAGGATCTCCTGGTCCCACGAAAGGGACAGATGCGGGGACTAAATGGCAAAGGTGTCTCAGGGTAAGGGCCTACAAATGAGGGGAAAAATTGACCAGGttcctcctcccccaggcccACCCTTCAGCCCTCACCAGGCCCCTCACCAGCAGGCAATGCCTAGTCAGCAGCACTAGGCCCAGCAGCAACAAATAGATGCCCACAGCGAGGACGACAATGGCAGGGATGGGGAGCAGCAGGGAGGGGCTGCTGACGGGAGCCGGGGTTGGATTCCACGGGCTAGAGGAGGCCTGGACAGCACAGGAGGAAGGGGTGATGAGGAGATGCGGAGGGGCTGCAGGGACACAGAAATACCAGGAGGGACACGGGAGGTGGCTGGGAAAAGGGGAGGAAGAGCCACCAGGTGGTGGGAAGAGAGTGAATAGGACTACACTGTCTTGTCCCCAAACCTGCCTTTTCTCTTGTCATCCCCATTTCAGCACCATCGAGGACCTGTTGGTCATTCTAGACTTTTCCAAGATTTATTGCCTTTCCTTTCAGAATGCCTCTCCAAACAGATCTATTGTCTCTGCTTCCACTGCACTACTTTACCATCCCTCAGCCCACAGTACTGGCCTCTAACTGTCTTGCAACCTGCAGTTGTGACCCTTTCCACACCAGCTGTCCtgcgtatccctccctcccttgcggTCCATCAATGGCTCCCACCGACTCAGTCCAAACTTCTTATCTCAGCGACAAAGGCCTCAATCtggccctgcctacctctccctctcccccattaCACTCCAGCCATACTGAAGTCCTAGCAGTTCCCCAAATGCCCTGGCCTCTCTCTCACGCCCACCTCTCTgcccatgctgttccttctgcctgggatgccttttcttctctgttgctTGGCTAGCTCCTCATCTTGCCAAAGTGGGATGTGCCCTTCCATGGGAAGGCTGTCCCTGCAACTCTCTTTCTGTCTCACAGCTCTTGTCCTGAGCTGGAAGGGTCTATGTTGGGTAAAGAGCCCCCTCTCCAGTCCAGGCTCCAAGGCAGGCAAAGTCAGGGTGAGTGGAGGGCGCTGAGGGGGCCGCTCCAGAGAGGGGTAGGACTCACGTCCATTGGGCAGGACAGCGCCAGTCAGTCCAGGAGCTGCAGAGGAGAGAAAGTCCTGGGCCTCAGACACTGAGAGGGGCCATTAGCCTGGGATGCCCATTCTCCTCCTCCCATTTCCcgtttggggaaactgaggcccaacgACGGTCCCTGGTCCGGACAGCGATGATGGGGACTCGGGGCAGCGCCTCCTTCGAAGGCCCCAGCCCGACCCTGGCCACATCCTACCGTTGTCCCCAAACCCCGGGCTCCCTCCATCGACTATCCCCATCACCTGCGCCCTCGGGGCCGCGGGCAGTTCACGGATTCCGCTCCTTGTTTGCTCCAATCGGCCGCAGCTACTGCACCGCCCAGAAGCCTCCCGCTGCTTCTCCCTGTTGTCATGGGGATCAGAGCGCCGCTACTACGGTGGCCGCTCAGACCCAAAATTCCTTCTACGCGCCCCTCGTTTCCCTTTTCCAGTCTGTGGACGCCCGCTCTTCTTTCTAGTCGATGTCCGCTGGGCTTTGCGGCAGTTACCGAGTAGAAATGGCGAGAGTTCCCGCCGCTACCCGCCTGGCTCGGATCCTCATCGTGTGCTGGGTCCTGCGGCGCTGCAAAAGCAAGCCTGAACCCCCGGGCTACACCgcccactggctgtgtgacttcggCCAAATCACTGCGCCTCACTGAGTCcattttcccctctgtaaaaCGGGGAAACGCCTGCCTCCCAGGGATATTGTAAAACTCAGAGACACTTCTTAATTGTATAGAATTATCCTCAATAATTTTTCAACCTGACCCCCCCACTCATTTTTATTGACAGTACCCAAATTTAAGAGCCATCATCTGGTCTCTTCAACCTTCACATCATTATCAAAGTGATTTCCTCCCACCCACGTCAGATCttgtgccttttttcttttttaaaaaataaatttattaatttatttatttttggctgcattgggtcttcgttgatgcgcgTGGGTTTCCTCTGGTTggagtgagcgggggctactcttcgttgcggtgcgcgggcttctcactgcggtggcttctcttgttgcggagcatgggctctagacacgcaggcttcagtagttgtggcacccagggtcagtagttgtggctcgcgggctctagagcgcaggctcagtagttgtggttcacgggcttagttgctccgcggcatgtgggttcttcccggaccagggctcaaacccgtgtcccatgcattggcaggcggattcttttttttttttaatttaattttatttatttttttatacagcaggttcttatcagtcatcaattttatacacatcagtgtatacatgtcaatcccaatcgcccaattcagcacaccatcatccccacccccaccccccgccgtggctttcccgccttggtgtccatacgtttgttctctacatctgtgtctcaacttctgccctgcaaaccggttcatctgtaccatttttctaggttccacatacatgcgttaatatacgatatttgtttttctctttctgacttacttcactccgtatgacagtctctagatccatccacgtctcaacaaatgactcaatttcattcctttttatggctgagtaatattccattgtatacatgtaccacatcttctttatccattcatctgtcgatgggcatttagactgcttccatggcctggctattgtaaatagtgctgccatgaacattggggtgcgtgtgtctttttgaattatggttttctctgggtatatgcccagtagtgggattgctgagtcatgtggtaattctatttttagttttttaaggaacctccatactgttctccatagtggctgtatcaatttacattcccaccaagagtgcaagagggttcccttttctccacacccttgttgtttgcagattttctgatgatgcccattctaactggtgtgaggtgatacctcactgtagttttgatttgcatttctctaatagtgatgttgagcagcttttcatgtgctttttggccatctgtatgtcttctttggagaaatgtctatttaggtcttctgcccatatttggattgggttgtttctttctttactaTTGAGCTGCgtgaattgtttatatattttggagattaatcctttgtccgttgattcgtttgcaaatattttctcccattctgagggttgtcttttcgtcttgtttatggcttcctttgctgtgcaaaagcttttaagtttcattaggtcccatttatttatttttggtcttatttccattactctaggaggtggatcaaaaaagatcttgctgcaatttatgtcaaagagtgttcttcctatgttttcctctaaaagttttatagtgtccagtcttacatctaggtctccaatccattttgagtttatctttatgtatggtgttagggagtgttctgatttccttcttttacatgtagctgtccagttttcccagcaccacttattgaagagactgtcttttctccattgtatatccttgcctcctttgtcatagattagttgaccataggtgtgtgggtttatctctgggctttctatcttgttccattgatctatgtttctgtttttgtgccagtaccatattgtcttgattactgtagctttgtagtatagtctgaagtcagggagtctgattcctccagctccgtttttttccttcaagactgctttggctattcggggtcttttgtgtctccatacaaaatttaaaatttcttgttctagttctgtaaaaagtgccattggtaatttgatagggattgcattgaatctgtggattgctttgggtagtatagtcattttcacaatattgattcttccaatccaagaacatggtatatctctccatctgttggtatcatctttaatttctttcatcagtgtcttatagttttctgcatacagttgttttgtctccctaggtaggtttattcctaggtattttattctttttgttgcaatggtaaatgggagtgtttcctttatttctctttctgatcttttgttgttagtgtataggtaggaatgcaagagatttctgtgcattaattttgtatcctgcaactttaccaaattcattgattagctctagtagttttctggtggcatttttaggattctctatgtatagtatcatgtcatctgcaaagagtgacagttttacttcttcttttccaatttgtactcttttatttctttttcttctctgattgccgtggctaggacttccaaaactatgttgaa
The sequence above is a segment of the Orcinus orca chromosome 16, mOrcOrc1.1, whole genome shotgun sequence genome. Coding sequences within it:
- the LOC117200908 gene encoding keratin-associated protein 10-10 isoform X4; amino-acid sequence: MDAQGCCTDCSSPCRKQGASRPQDCCWTCAEACDFPLPSPAHYLDACCPQPAESDWAPRCPRCCPLCDCACACQLPDCQSLNCLCFEIKLR
- the LOC117200908 gene encoding late cornified envelope-like proline-rich protein 1 isoform X3, which encodes MEGHIPLWQDEELAKQQRRKGIPGRRNSMGREAQGCCTDCSSPCRKQGASRPQDCCWTCAEACDFPLPSPAHYLDACCPQPAESDWAPRCPRCCPLCDCACACQLPDCQSLNCLCFEIKLR
- the LOC117200908 gene encoding keratin-associated protein 10-10 isoform X1 is translated as MEGHIPLWQDEELAKQQRRKGIPGRRNSMGREASSSPWNPTPAPVSSPSLLLPIPAIVVLAVGIYLLLLGLVLLTRHCLLAQGCCTDCSSPCRKQGASRPQDCCWTCAEACDFPLPSPAHYLDACCPQPAESDWAPRCPRCCPLCDCACACQLPDCQSLNCLCFEIKLR
- the LOC117200908 gene encoding keratin-associated protein 10-10 isoform X2, producing MDASSSPWNPTPAPVSSPSLLLPIPAIVVLAVGIYLLLLGLVLLTRHCLLAQGCCTDCSSPCRKQGASRPQDCCWTCAEACDFPLPSPAHYLDACCPQPAESDWAPRCPRCCPLCDCACACQLPDCQSLNCLCFEIKLR